A window of bacterium contains these coding sequences:
- the hisG gene encoding ATP phosphoribosyltransferase produces MLSEDGLRIAIPSKGRLREPSLNLLRRAGLEFRLSERRLFAVCNDTQTRLIFCNTQDIPLLVAEGVVDLGVTGSDQVAEKEVDVIEHRKLGFGRCRVAIAAHKDAPFRNAADLSGRVIGTKFLNLARRYFEAEGAKDVHLLEIQGAVEVMVLLGLVDAIVEVVETGNSLVENDLAELAEVIQAEAVLIGNAHPRDVAARDLLLRRMDGVLVASRYSLLEYNCPASQIASATRITPGFSSPTIQPLQNEDWLSVKVLVEKDRVHRVMDELEELGCAAILETELRHTRL; encoded by the coding sequence GTGCTGAGTGAGGACGGGCTTCGAATCGCGATTCCTTCGAAAGGGCGACTGCGGGAACCCTCACTGAATCTCCTGCGCCGCGCCGGACTCGAGTTCCGGCTCTCCGAGCGTCGCTTGTTCGCTGTGTGCAACGACACCCAGACGCGCCTGATCTTCTGCAATACGCAGGACATTCCGCTGCTGGTCGCCGAGGGGGTGGTCGATCTCGGCGTGACCGGTAGTGACCAGGTCGCCGAAAAAGAAGTCGACGTCATCGAGCACCGCAAACTCGGTTTTGGGCGCTGCCGCGTTGCGATCGCGGCGCACAAAGACGCTCCGTTCCGGAATGCTGCGGATCTTTCGGGTCGCGTGATCGGCACCAAGTTCCTCAACCTGGCCCGCCGCTACTTCGAAGCTGAGGGCGCAAAAGACGTGCATCTGCTCGAAATTCAAGGCGCGGTCGAGGTCATGGTGCTGCTCGGTCTGGTGGACGCGATCGTCGAAGTGGTCGAGACGGGAAACAGCCTGGTCGAGAATGACCTCGCTGAGCTGGCCGAGGTGATCCAGGCCGAGGCCGTGCTGATCGGCAATGCACACCCTCGGGACGTCGCAGCCCGGGACCTCTTGCTGCGTCGGATGGACGGCGTACTGGTGGCGTCGCGCTACTCGCTTCTCGAGTACAACTGCCCGGCCAGTCAGATTGCATCCGCGACCCGGATCACGCCGGGTTTCTCCTCACCTACAATTCAGCCACTTCAGAATGAAGACTGGCTCTCGGTGAAGGTGTTGGTCGAAAAGGATCGCGTACACCGGGTAATGGACGAACTCGAAGAACTCGGTTGTGCTGCGATTCTCGAGACAGAGTTGCGCCACACCCGGCTGTAG
- the hisE gene encoding phosphoribosyl-ATP diphosphatase, translated as MSSEILDRLAEVVSQRARHRPTGSYVVSLLDGGTPAIAAKLREETEELIEAAGADDADHTAHEAADLLFHLWVLLAACELPVQRVYEQLERRFGTSGLAEKAAREGDGSAE; from the coding sequence ATGAGTTCTGAGATTCTCGATCGCCTGGCCGAGGTCGTCTCTCAGCGGGCAAGACACCGTCCGACGGGTAGTTACGTGGTCTCCTTGCTGGACGGCGGCACACCGGCCATCGCGGCGAAGCTCAGAGAGGAGACCGAAGAACTCATCGAGGCGGCGGGCGCAGACGATGCGGACCACACGGCCCACGAGGCCGCGGATCTGCTTTTCCACCTCTGGGTTCTGCTGGCTGCGTGTGAGTTGCCGGTCCAGCGGGTTTACGAACAACTGGAGCGGCGTTTTGGAACGAGTGGGTTGGCCGAAAAAGCCGCCCGCGAGGGAGATGGAAGTGCTGAGTGA
- a CDS encoding PEP-CTERM sorting domain-containing protein, whose protein sequence is MKWLAALCAALVLLVFSGPASAKLLQIRYEASDAYGWMAPPTYGLRMDGVFGGNDVVTFHFNTVYFDLFDDGSALLHGDISVVEVDGGAPGAHASTWDMNVFFQHDAGFVGQPTLDYYHLISHGAELRNQADALDVIDLFEAPADGSMPLQLGIGAFPKHKCHSDEACLGATGWLFWEHDGADNYDFMETGLVADFVFELTPTEVPEPAVLGLIGLGLASGLALRRSRR, encoded by the coding sequence ATGAAATGGCTGGCCGCATTGTGCGCAGCTCTGGTTTTGCTGGTCTTTTCTGGTCCAGCTTCCGCCAAGCTATTGCAGATTCGCTACGAAGCCAGCGACGCCTATGGCTGGATGGCACCTCCGACGTACGGGCTTCGTATGGATGGAGTATTTGGTGGCAACGATGTCGTCACCTTCCACTTCAACACGGTCTACTTCGACCTCTTCGATGATGGCAGCGCCCTTCTGCACGGCGACATCAGCGTCGTCGAAGTCGACGGTGGCGCGCCGGGCGCCCACGCTTCGACCTGGGACATGAACGTCTTCTTCCAGCACGACGCGGGATTCGTCGGCCAGCCGACGCTCGACTACTACCACCTGATTTCTCACGGCGCCGAACTTCGCAATCAGGCCGACGCTCTGGATGTGATCGACCTGTTCGAAGCGCCCGCCGATGGCTCCATGCCTCTGCAACTCGGAATCGGTGCGTTCCCGAAGCACAAGTGTCATTCAGACGAAGCCTGCCTCGGTGCGACGGGCTGGCTTTTCTGGGAGCACGACGGAGCGGACAACTACGACTTCATGGAAACCGGCCTGGTCGCCGACTTCGTGTTCGAACTGACGCCGACCGAGGTTCCCGAGCCCGCAGTCCTTGGCCTGATCGGCCTCGGACTCGCAAGCGGTCTCGCACTGCGCCGCTCCAGGCGCTGA
- a CDS encoding carboxylesterase family protein, with amino-acid sequence MGNPRASTRQGVLEGRFRRGVCQFRGVPYAAAPQGELRFRPPQPVPPWRGTRAATAFRAAAPQALPESGLLRTLTTPFGVRHSEDCLYLNLWTPATDNRRRPVLVWIHGGAFVLGSGSTRFYSGAPLARRGDAVVVTINYRLGALGFLQLPGRGDQSLSNLGIRDQIAALEWVRDNIEAFGGDPENVTVFGESAGAMSVATLLGIPSARGLFRRAVLQSGAAHNISSEADAQRVVDVFSGFTGVDPTLQNLQRLSVVEIIQAQRKTLLKLPLIGGQLAWQPALDGDLLSEYPLNEIRKGSAASVDVMIGTNRDEWKLFMLGDKKGHRLDEAGLMRRFTRALETKTEADPELLSRAADAYRSSHLGTEPHTPRERWVAFQTDRVFRYPAAALADAHASNSGRTFAYQFAWSPPMLERRIGPCHALEIPFVFGTLRDAALRPLASLAGRRAHKLSLRMQDAWLMFARTGDPGHERLREWPAYEAGNRVAMILGADHGADPMTFEQACGFWGDVI; translated from the coding sequence TTGGGCAACCCGCGCGCAAGCACACGGCAAGGCGTTCTCGAAGGCCGCTTCAGAAGAGGCGTATGCCAGTTTCGCGGAGTTCCCTACGCGGCTGCGCCGCAAGGTGAGTTGCGCTTTCGGCCTCCGCAGCCGGTCCCGCCCTGGAGGGGTACGCGCGCGGCTACTGCCTTCCGTGCAGCCGCACCCCAGGCCCTGCCCGAATCCGGGCTGTTGCGAACGCTCACTACGCCCTTCGGTGTTCGGCACAGTGAAGACTGCCTGTATCTGAACCTCTGGACGCCCGCGACAGACAACCGACGCCGTCCGGTACTCGTATGGATTCACGGTGGCGCGTTCGTGCTCGGATCGGGTTCAACTCGTTTCTACTCCGGTGCGCCGCTTGCGCGGCGCGGTGACGCCGTGGTCGTGACCATCAACTATCGCCTCGGGGCCCTGGGTTTCCTGCAACTGCCGGGCAGGGGAGATCAGTCACTCTCTAATCTGGGTATCCGGGATCAGATCGCTGCCCTCGAGTGGGTGCGGGACAACATCGAGGCGTTCGGAGGTGATCCCGAGAACGTCACCGTTTTCGGGGAATCCGCGGGTGCGATGAGTGTCGCCACCCTGCTCGGAATACCGAGCGCAAGGGGATTGTTTCGGCGCGCGGTTCTGCAGAGCGGAGCCGCCCACAATATTTCCAGCGAAGCCGATGCGCAGCGCGTGGTCGATGTGTTTTCAGGCTTCACGGGCGTGGATCCAACGCTTCAGAACCTGCAGCGCCTGTCCGTGGTCGAGATCATTCAAGCGCAGCGGAAGACCCTGCTGAAGTTGCCGCTGATCGGTGGGCAGCTGGCGTGGCAGCCCGCTCTGGATGGAGATCTACTGTCGGAATACCCGCTCAATGAGATCCGCAAGGGTAGTGCGGCTTCGGTCGATGTGATGATCGGCACGAACCGCGACGAGTGGAAGCTGTTCATGCTCGGCGACAAGAAAGGGCACCGGCTCGACGAGGCCGGTCTAATGCGGCGCTTTACGCGTGCGCTCGAAACCAAGACCGAGGCGGACCCGGAGTTGTTATCGCGCGCCGCTGACGCCTATCGCTCCAGTCACCTGGGGACTGAGCCACACACTCCTCGTGAACGCTGGGTTGCCTTTCAGACAGATCGCGTGTTTCGCTATCCAGCGGCTGCACTCGCCGATGCGCACGCCTCAAACTCTGGCCGAACATTTGCCTATCAGTTCGCCTGGTCGCCGCCAATGCTGGAGAGGCGAATCGGCCCCTGTCACGCGCTCGAGATTCCATTTGTGTTCGGAACTCTTCGCGACGCTGCACTTCGTCCGCTGGCGTCTCTGGCGGGTCGCAGGGCGCACAAGCTATCTCTGCGCATGCAGGATGCATGGCTGATGTTTGCTCGCACCGGCGATCCCGGCCACGAGCGTCTGCGCGAGTGGCCGGCCTACGAAGCAGGGAATCGCGTCGCAATGATTCTGGGTGCCGACCACGGTGCCGATCCCATGACCTTCGAGCAGGCGTGCGGGTTTTGGGGCGACGTCATCTGA
- a CDS encoding DUF4388 domain-containing protein, producing MNYSSQMEPAHSGRRKCLVRLFESLEVFREEFRKNISNGGIFIASEDDFEMRELVDVILELAWSSERVPLEGEVVRLVKAESRDSGGAPGVAVQFVATPAGVHDRLIEIADLALTTEHPREASDPVRRPAPAREATRKLEDSSVRSPACSCGREVGDSSEEGTESTGTPATASSVPSAKHMRNPDAITGPIATLGMANLVQMFSSCADRGLLTLDNGNQHGTVGFASGSLVHARLGRASGVKALARLFSWNDGEFEFIDDIDDACTQVAAVPIYGAVMEAMTQLDELSRLDLRDWGSHERVELDLESMFDTSDDLEKLQNTILSSVAEGWNRIGDLLDRLADFDAEIYSALDGLRERGLLRINTL from the coding sequence GTGAATTACTCCAGCCAGATGGAACCGGCGCACTCTGGGCGACGGAAGTGCCTCGTCCGGCTGTTCGAGAGCCTCGAAGTCTTCCGGGAGGAGTTCAGGAAAAACATCTCGAACGGCGGAATCTTCATTGCGAGTGAAGATGACTTCGAGATGCGCGAACTGGTCGATGTGATCCTGGAGCTTGCCTGGAGTAGCGAGCGCGTACCGCTCGAAGGCGAGGTCGTACGCCTTGTCAAAGCGGAATCCCGCGACTCGGGCGGCGCACCGGGTGTGGCCGTACAATTCGTAGCGACCCCCGCCGGAGTGCACGACCGCCTGATCGAGATTGCGGATCTCGCGCTCACGACGGAGCATCCCAGGGAAGCCTCCGACCCGGTTCGGCGCCCGGCCCCCGCGCGAGAAGCGACTCGTAAACTCGAGGATTCGTCAGTTCGCAGCCCTGCGTGCTCGTGCGGGAGGGAAGTCGGGGACAGTTCCGAAGAAGGCACCGAGAGCACAGGAACCCCCGCGACCGCTTCGAGCGTCCCATCGGCGAAACACATGCGCAACCCGGACGCGATCACCGGCCCCATCGCCACATTGGGAATGGCAAATCTCGTGCAGATGTTCTCCTCTTGCGCCGACCGGGGCTTGTTGACGTTGGACAACGGAAACCAACACGGCACGGTCGGATTCGCTTCTGGCAGCCTTGTCCACGCCCGATTGGGTCGGGCCTCGGGAGTAAAGGCGCTGGCCCGCCTCTTCAGCTGGAACGACGGCGAATTCGAGTTCATCGACGACATCGACGATGCCTGCACACAGGTCGCCGCGGTGCCGATCTACGGGGCCGTGATGGAAGCCATGACTCAACTCGATGAACTCAGCCGTCTGGACCTGAGAGATTGGGGAAGCCATGAGCGCGTGGAACTCGATCTCGAAAGCATGTTCGACACCAGCGACGACCTGGAAAAGCTCCAAAACACGATTCTGTCGAGTGTGGCCGAAGGCTGGAATCGAATTGGAGACCTGCTCGATCGACTGGCGGACTTCGACGCCGAGATCTATTCCGCGCTCGACGGCCTGCGCGAACGGGGACTGCTCCGTATCAACACCTTGTAG
- a CDS encoding Gfo/Idh/MocA family oxidoreductase — protein MEEPVRYGVIGTGLMGTEHLRNLALVPGAKVNAFADPNAESRRWARLVAPPEAQAYEDYRDLLANAEVDAVIIASPNFTHAEILSEVFKTHKHVLIEKPLCTKIDDCMRVVEAAASHRGIVWVGMEYRFMRPVERLVHEVGAGSIGQLKMLAIREHRYPFLPKVDDWNRFAENTGGTLVEKCCHFFDLMNLITEQRPIRVYASGGHDVNHLDERYGGRQPDILDNAFAIVDFDGGARALLDLCMFAENSKNEMEIAATGSEGKIEAFIPAHELILTRRDSRDQTNIELSVDREVRHAGAHHGSTFFEHMAFLEAIRKDGKPIVSVEDGALAVAVGVAAERSVREGRPVQLSELGF, from the coding sequence GTGGAAGAACCAGTTCGCTACGGTGTGATCGGGACGGGACTGATGGGCACGGAGCACCTGCGCAACCTCGCGCTCGTGCCAGGCGCCAAGGTCAACGCTTTTGCGGACCCCAATGCGGAGAGCCGACGCTGGGCCAGGCTGGTCGCGCCACCGGAAGCGCAGGCCTACGAGGACTACAGAGACCTGCTTGCGAACGCCGAAGTCGACGCCGTGATCATCGCAAGTCCGAACTTCACGCACGCAGAAATCCTGAGCGAAGTCTTCAAGACGCACAAGCACGTGCTGATCGAAAAGCCGCTATGCACGAAAATCGACGACTGCATGCGCGTCGTAGAAGCGGCCGCTTCACATCGCGGGATCGTGTGGGTGGGTATGGAGTACCGCTTCATGCGTCCCGTGGAACGCCTGGTCCACGAAGTAGGCGCCGGCAGTATTGGCCAGTTGAAAATGCTCGCAATCCGCGAGCATCGCTATCCCTTCCTGCCCAAGGTCGATGACTGGAACCGCTTCGCCGAGAACACTGGCGGCACTCTGGTGGAAAAGTGCTGTCACTTCTTCGACTTGATGAACCTGATCACCGAGCAGCGCCCGATCCGCGTCTACGCCTCAGGCGGTCACGACGTAAACCACCTGGACGAGCGCTACGGCGGTCGGCAGCCCGACATCCTCGACAACGCTTTTGCGATCGTCGATTTCGACGGCGGTGCGCGCGCCCTACTGGACCTCTGCATGTTCGCCGAGAACTCGAAGAACGAAATGGAGATCGCGGCAACGGGCAGCGAAGGAAAGATCGAAGCCTTCATCCCCGCCCACGAATTGATTCTAACGCGGCGCGACTCGCGCGATCAAACGAATATCGAGCTGAGCGTCGATCGCGAGGTTCGCCATGCGGGCGCGCACCACGGCTCGACGTTCTTCGAACACATGGCCTTCCTGGAGGCAATCAGGAAGGACGGCAAGCCGATCGTCAGCGTTGAGGACGGCGCACTAGCCGTCGCCGTCGGGGTAGCTGCAGAGCGTTCCGTGCGCGAAGGCCGCCCGGTCCAACTGAGCGAACTGGGATTCTGA